The Streptomyces pratensis genomic interval TACCCTCTCCGGCCCGCATCCGCATCGGCTCGGCACCTGACTCATGGGGAGTGTGGTTCCCCGACGATCCGCAGCAGGTGCCTTGGGAGCGATTCCTCGACGAGGTCTCCGAGGCCGGATACGAGTGGATCGAGCTCGGCCCCTACGGCTATCTGCCGACCGAACCCGCCCGGCTGGCCGATGAGACCGCCCGCCGGAATCTCGCGGTCTCCGCGGGCACCGTCTTCACCGGATTGCACCACGGTCCGGCGGTCTGGGACCGGACCTGGGAGCATGTCGCGGGCATCGCGGCACTCACCCGGGCGATGGGCGCCGGGTACCTGGTGGTCATCCCGTCGTTCTGGCGGGACGACAAGACGGGTGAAGCGCTGGAGGACCGCACACTCACGGCCGCGCAGTGGCGTGACCTCGCCACCCAGACGGAACGCCTGGCCCGCGAGGTGGGCGACCGCTACGGACTGCGGATCGTGGTGCACCCGCACGCCGATACGCACATCGACAGCGAGGAGAACGTCAACCGCTTCCTCGACGCCACCGACCCCGGCCTGGTCTCCCTCTGCCTCGACACCGGCCACTACGCGTACTGCGGCGGGGACAGCGTCAAGCTGATCCGGACCTACGGCGAACGGATCGGCTATCTGCACCTCAAGCAGGTCGACCCGGCGGTCCTGGCCGATGTCGTGGCGAACGAGGTGCCGTTCGGCCCGGCCGTGGCACGTGGCGTGATGTGCGAGCCGCCCGGTGGGGTGCCCGCACTGGAGCCGGTGCTCGACGCCGCGCGTGCTCTGGGAACCGACCTGTTCGCCATCGTCGAGCAGGACATGTACCCCTGCCCGCCCGACAAGCCTCTGCCGATCGCACGCCGCACCCGCGAGTTCCTCCGCACCTGCGGGCCCGCACGGCCGTCCTCCTGAATCCCTCGGACACCTCTCGCCACAGCAGTCACTCCTCTGTCACATATGTCCGCGTTCCGCTGAGCCTGTGTCACGGACCCGCGACGCCCCCCGCCCCGCCCGGGACGGCCTCGTTCACCGGGGCAGAAACGCACGGGCGTACAGAGACACGGGCGTACAGGAACACGGGCGTACAGAGACACACGGGTGCACGGAGAGGTGTCATTCATGACGGACAGAACGCTCTGGTCGTACAAGGACATTGCGGCGCACATCCAGGTCCAGCCGGACACGATCCGTTCGTATCGCAAGCACGGGCTCCTTCCGCCTCCCGACGATGTCCGGAACGGAAAGCCCTACTGGTACGTGGACACCGT includes:
- a CDS encoding helix-turn-helix transcriptional regulator — translated: MTDRTLWSYKDIAAHIQVQPDTIRSYRKHGLLPPPDDVRNGKPYWYVDTVLAWIASRPSNRGR
- a CDS encoding sugar phosphate isomerase/epimerase family protein codes for the protein MTSSVPSPARIRIGSAPDSWGVWFPDDPQQVPWERFLDEVSEAGYEWIELGPYGYLPTEPARLADETARRNLAVSAGTVFTGLHHGPAVWDRTWEHVAGIAALTRAMGAGYLVVIPSFWRDDKTGEALEDRTLTAAQWRDLATQTERLAREVGDRYGLRIVVHPHADTHIDSEENVNRFLDATDPGLVSLCLDTGHYAYCGGDSVKLIRTYGERIGYLHLKQVDPAVLADVVANEVPFGPAVARGVMCEPPGGVPALEPVLDAARALGTDLFAIVEQDMYPCPPDKPLPIARRTREFLRTCGPARPSS